The sequence CGCAGCTCATTTACCCGCGTAGATCGGGACATTCCGCCCAGCGGCGGTACGGGTGTGAGAGCGGATGCTCCACTGGGTGGACTCCACCTGACGGACTGCGGCCACCCGGAGGGATGGACGCCGTCCGTCCAGATCATCTCAGTACGTGCCGGGGAACCCGTAACCGCCCGCCGCCGGCGCCTGGACGGGAGCCGCGTGCGCCTCCCGGTCGTAGAACGGCCGCGCGTTGGCGCGCAGCCACAGGGCCACCGGGTCGTACTCGTCCGACATCGCGACGGTCGACACCGGCAGACCGTCCGGCACCGCCCCGATCGACTGCTGCATCATCGCCCGCACCGAGTCCACGGCCGGTGGACTGGTGTCGTACACATCGAGCCCGATGGCGAGATACGGGGCTCCGAGCGCGGGCTGCACCCAGGCGCGGCGCAGCGAGCGGACGGCGGCGGTCCGGTGCGCGTTCTGCGTGAGCAGGGCGTAGAACTGCGGGATCTCGATGCCCGGCTCGGACAGCCGCAGCGGACCCGCGGGCTGCCGCTCCAGACCGGTGGCGATGCGCCGCAGGTCGAGCCAGGGGATGCCGACGCCGCCGCCCGGCGCGTGCGGATTCAGCCAGAGGCCGTAGTGGTCGGGGTAGAGGGTGCGGGCCACGTCGAGCCCGTCGACCACCTCGTACGAACGGTTCCAGCCGCTGGCCGAGAGCTCCTGGGCGGAGGTCACACAGGGCGCGTAGCCGAAGCCGTCGACCTCCATGTTCCCGTACTGGGCGTCGGGCGAGCCCGACTGGCCGTGCCAGAGCAGCATCCACACCTGACCGGACGGCGGGGTCGCGAGAGCGCGAAGGAGCGCCTCGTAGGCGTCGTAACGCCCGGGCGTCACTTGGCGCAGCATGTGCTCGACCTGCCCGGCCGCGGCCGTGCCCGACGCGCTCACCTTCTACCGCCCCTTCGCGACATCACTGACATACGGTTCCAATTCGACGAGGTGCCATGTTCACTTGAACATCGCACCACCCCGACCGAGCCATGAAACCAGCTTAAGCGGCGATCCCGACAGCACCGTTGCGCTCCGCCGGGTTTGGTGTTCTGAGCTCGGGACCGTGTGTGATGCGTCGTGCGCGGGTTGTGTGTGGCCGGCCGCGCCCCGCGGCGGAGCCGCACATCGAAACAGCCCCGCGCCCCTTTCGGGACGCGCCCACCTCAGAAAGCGTGGGTGTAGAAGGGCCGCACCCGGGCGCGGAGCCAGTCGCCCACCGGGTCCTGGGCCACGTCCAGGAAGACCAGGCTCACCGGGTGGGGCAGCGGGACCCGGCCGAGGGCGCGGCCCAGGGCGTCCAGCGGGAGCGTGCGCGCGTTCTCGTCCCAGTGGGTCGCCTCCACGCCGACGAACATCACCGTGTCGCCGCCCTCGATGCTCGCCAGACAGCGCCGGGCGCTCGCCACCACGCCGGTCGCGTCGAACTCCGCCGAGGCCGCGGCCAGGAAGTCCACCGGGTCGTCCTGCCAGTCGGGCTGGAACAGCCGGACCCGGCCGCCGCTCGCGGGCCCGTCCAGCTCGGTCCGGCCGGCCCGGCACAGCTCGGCGACGGCGAGCGGGGGAACCGGCATCCCCACCGTGCCGTCCGGGTTCAGCGCGATCCCGACCTGGGGCGGCAGACCGCGCGCGAACTCCACGGCGGGCGCCACGGTGTACGCCATGCGGTCGCCGACGACCTGGCGGAACTGCTGCTCCGAGGTGAAGACCGGCACGTACGCCTGCCCGCCCAGCTCGATCGTGGGCAGGTCGAGCGGGCCGCTGTGCGGGCCGCCCCCCTCGGGCAGCGGCACCCAGATGAAGCCGCGTCCGAGGGTCTCCACGACCCGGGCCCCCGTCGAGGGCGACGGAGGGAGTCCCAGGGACGCGGCGAGCACCTCCTCCAACTCGTTGCCGGGCCAACCCATGTGGGGGTGCGCCTGTGCCGGAATGTCCTGTGCCTGGAAGTCCATCTCCACCGCCTGCTCCAACCGCCGTGTGCGGTTGACGAGGTTAGTCGCCGTCAGTCGCCGAAATCGATGCGCCGCAGCACGTCCGCCGCGGCACGGTCGACGAGCACCGCGGAACCGCAGCCCTCCGGGAGGTCGCCCTTCTCCACGGACCGCAGCAGCCGGGCGACCGCGCCGCGGTGCCGGGCGAACGCGTACCGCGAGACGCCCCGGCCGCGCTCGCGCTGGCCGTCGAGCGCCGTCCCGGGATCGACGTCCAGCAGGAGCAGGTGCAGGGTGCCCCCGCGGCGCCGGGCGTCCCGGGCGAGCCAGCTGCGCACCCAGGCCTGCGTACCGCAGTCGTGCACGACGACGCCCTCCCCGGAGCGCAGGGCCCGGCGCAGGCCCGCGTAGTGCGCGGCGCGGACGAGGGGCCGGTAGACCGCGTACGGCAGGAAACGGGCGAGGCGCTCGTCCCAGCGGTCGCGGGTGTCCTGCGAGTCGATGCGGCGGCCGGTGACCGCCCGGCGCATCAGGGTCGACTTGCCGCTGCCCGGCAGGCCCGTGACCACCACCAGGTCGGCCCCTCCGAAGCGCAGACCGTGCGGGCTGTGTCCCGAGCGGGCCCGCAGATCGCGGACGACGGGCGTCACCATCGGGTCGCACGCCTCCCTGGCCGGTGCGGGTGGCTGCTTGGGCAGCGCGATGCCCGTGCCGGTCGCGTACGCCGTGGTCCTGTTCACCCTGATCGTCCTCCCCATGGGGTCGGCAGACCCATCTCCGTCGAGTGTAAAGAGAAGGTAATGCGCTGGTCCCCCCGTTTCTGTTCTTGTCCTGCCACAGCCCCGTCACAGATCACTGTGAACACCCCTGACCCCCGTCCGGTCACTGCTCGGCCCCCTCCCGGAGCCGGGGGCGTGCAATGATGTGCCCGCCAACTGCATACCGGCCGCTTGAATCCGCGCGGGAGAGTTCCGGGTACATGTACACGCAGGTGTACGAGTGCCCGGGCGCCGAAGGAGCAAGTCCCTCCCTTGAATCTCTCAGGCCCCCGTTACCGCGCGGACGAGGCACATCTGAAAAGCGGGCCGCCCCCTGACAGCCAGGGCGTCGGCCCCACCCAAGGTGCAAGTCAGTGACCCCCGTATTCACCGGTGGACACGGCGAACCTCTCAGGTTCCGATGACAGATGGGGAGGAACGACCTCGCCGTCATGCCTTGGGAGCCCCGCCGATGAGCAGCAACACCCCCGTTGAACCGCGCCGTACCGCGCTCGATGCCCTGCATCGCTCGCTGGGCGCGACGATGACCGACTTCGCCGGCTGGGACATGCCGCTGCGCTACGGATCCGAGCGCGACGAGCACCTCGCCGTCCGCACCCGGGCCGGTCTCTTCGATCTCTCGCACATGGGGGAGATCACGGTGAGCGGCCCGCAGGCCGCCGCGCTGCTGGACTTCGCGCTGGTCGGCAACATCGGGGGCGTGAAGACCGGCCGCGCCCGCTACACCATGATCTGCCGGGCCGACGGGGGCATCCTCGACGACCTGATCGTCTACCGCCTCGCCGACAGCGAGTACATGGTCGTGGCGAACGCCTCCAACGCCCAGGTGGTCCTGGACGCCGTCACCGAGCGCGCCGAGGGCTTCGACGCCGAGGTGCGCGACGACCGGGACGCGTACGCCCTGCTGGCCGTACAGGGGCCCGAGTCCTCCGGCATCCTGAAGTCCCTCACCGACGCCGACCTGGACGGCCTGAAGTACTACGCGGGCCTGCCCGGCACGGTCGCCGGCGTCCCCGCCCTGATCGCGCGCACCGGCTACACCGGCGAGGACGGCTTCGAGCTGTTCGTGGCCCCGGCCGACGCCGAGAAGCTGTGGCAGGCGCTGACCGACGCCGGAACCGCGGCCGGACTCGCCCCCTGTGGGCTCTCCTGCCGGGACACCCTGCGCCTGGAGGCGGGCATGCCGCTGTACGGGCACGAGCTGAGCACCTCGCTCACGCCGTTCGACGCCGGGCTCGGCCGGGTCGTGAAGTTCGAGAAGGAGGGCGACTTCGTGGGACGCGAGGCGCTCTCCGCGGCCGCCGCGCGTGCCCTGGAGAATCCCCCGCGGGTGCTCGTCGGCCTGGTCGCCGAGGGCCGCCGGGTCCCGCGCGCCGGGTACCCCGTGGTCGCCAACGGCAAGGTCGTCGGCGAGGTCACCTCCGGCGCGCCCTCGCCGACGCTCGGCAAGCCGATCGCGATGGCCTACGTCGACGCCGCGCACTCCGCGCCCGGCACCACCGGTGTCGGCGTGGACATCCGGGGCAGTCACGAGCCGTACGAGGTCGTGGCTCTGCCGTTCTACAAGCGTCAGAAGTAACACTGTCCGCACGCGTCAGAAGCATCATCGGTACCGGTCCGCGAGCACCGGACGTGAACCATGGTCCGCGACCGACACAAGTGACTCTGGGCACATCCACCCAGCTCACCAGCGTTCCCCCGCATCAGCACTCCCCGCGTACAGGAGAATTCAGGCCATGAGCAACCCCCAAGAGCTGCGCTACAGCAAGGAGCACGAGTGGCTGTCGGGCGCCGAGGACGGCGTCTCGACGGTCGGCATCACGGAGCACGCGGCCAACGCGCTCGGTGACGTGGTGTACGTCCAGCTCCCGGAGGTCGGTGCCGCGGTGACCGCGGGCGAGACCTGCGGCGAGCTGGAGTCGACCAAGTCGGTGAGCGACCTGTACTCGCCCGTCTCCGGTGAGATCACCGAGATCAACCAGGACGTCGTGGACGACCCCGCGCTGGTGAACACCGCTCCCTTCGAGGGCGGCTGGCTCTTCAAGGTACGGGTGGCGGACGAGCCGAAGGACCTGCTCTCCGCCGCCGAGTACACCGAATTCTCCGGCTCCGAATAAGGACTCCGCACCGATGTCGCTTCTGAACACGCCCCTGCACGAACTCGACCCGGACGTCGCCGCCGCCCTCGACGCCGAGCTGCACCGTCAGCAGTCCACCCTCGAGATGATCGCCTCGGAGAACTTCGCCCCGGTCGCGGTCATGGAGGCCCAGGGCTCGGTCCTCACCAACAAGTACGCCGAGGGCTACCCCGGCCGCCGCTACTACGGCGGCTGTGAGCACGTCGACGTCGCCGAGCAGATCGCCATCGACCGCGTCAAGGAGCTGTTCGGCGCCGAGTACGCCAACGTGCAGCCGCACTCGGGCGCCTCCGCCAACCAGGCCGCGCTCTTCGCGCTGGCCCAGCCCGGCGACACCATCCTCGGTCTGGACCTCGCCCACGGCGGCCACCTGACCCACGGGATGCGGCTGAACTTCTCCGGCAAGCAGTTCAATGTGGTCGCTTACCACGTGGACGACGCCGGCCTGGTCGACATGGCCGAGGTCGAGCGGCTCGCCAAGGAGCACCGCCCCAAGGTGATCATCGCGGGCTGGTCGGCGTACCCCCGGCAGCTGGACTTCGCCGAGTTCCGCCGGATCGCGGACGAGGTCGAGGCCTATCTGTGGGTCGACATGGCGCACTTCGCGGGCCTGGTCGCGGCGGGTCTCCACCCCAACCCGGTGGAGCACGCGGACGTGGTCACCTCCACCACGCACAAGACACTCGGCGGGCCCCGCGGCGGGATCATCCTCGCCAGGAAGGCCTTCGCGAAGAAGCTGAACTCGTCCGTCTTCCCGGGCTTCCAGGGCGGCCCCCTGGAGCACATGATCGCGGCCAAGGCCGTCTCCTTCAAGGTCGCCGCCACGGAGGAGTTCAAGGAGCGCCAGCAGCGCACGATCGAGGGCGCGCGGATCCTCGCCGAGCGGCTGACGGCGGCCGACGCCCGCGAGGCCGGGGTGAACGTGCTCTCCGGCGGCACGGACGTGCACCTGATCCTGGTCGACCTGCGCGAGTCCGAGCTGGACGGGCAGCAGGCCGAGGACCGGCTCCACGAGGTCGGCATCACGGTCAACCGCAACGCCGTCCCGAACGACCCCCGGCCGCCGATGGTGACGTCGGGCCTGCGGATCGGCACGCCCGCCCTCGCCACCCGCGGCTTCACGGCCGAGGACTTCACCGAGGTCGCGGACGTCATCGCCGAGACCCTCAAGCCGGTCTTCGACGCGGCGGCGCTCAAGGCCCGCGTGACCGCCCTGGCCGAAAAGCACCCGCTGTACCCCGGTCTGGGCAAGTAGTCCCGTTTCGCGGGGTACCGCGCACACTGGAAGGTGCGCGGTACCCCGTCAGACGCGTGCCGCACCCGGGCCACACCCCGCCCCACCCCTGCCGTACCCCGCTTCACCCCGCTTTGAGGAGTTCCCGTGGCCATCTCGGTCTTCGACCTGTTCTCGATCGGCATAGGCCCGTCCAGCTCCCACACGGTCGGCCCGATGCGCGCGGCGAGCATGTTCGCGCACCGCCTGCGCAACGAGGACCTGCTGGCCCCCGTGACCGCGGTCCGCGCAGAGCTGTACGGCTCGCTCGGCGCGACCGGGCACGGCCACGGGACCCCCAAGGCGGTACTGCTCGGCCTGGAGGGCGCCTCGCCCCGCACCGTGGACGTCGAGGGCGCCGACGCCCGCGTCGAGAAGATCAGATCCTCGGGCCGCCTCGACCTGCTCGGCGAGCACGAGATCGGCTTCTCCTTCGACGACGACCTGGTGCTGCACCGCCGCAAGACGCTGCCCTACCACGCGAACGGCATGACCCTGTGGGCGTACGACGCCTCGGGCGCCGAGGTGCTGTCGAAGACGTACTACTCGGTGGGCGGCGGCTTCGTCGTCGACGAGGACGCGGTGGGCGCGGACCGCATCAAGCTGGACGACACAGTCCTGAAATACCCCTTCCGTACGGGCGACGAGCTGCTGCGGCTGGCGAAGGAGACGGGCCTGTCCATCTCCGCGCTGATGCTGGAGAACGAGCGGGCCTGGCGCACCGAGGAGGAGATCCGCGAAGGGCTCCTCGCCATCTGGCGCGTGATGCAGGCGTGCGTGTCGCGCGGCATGTCCCGCGAGGGCATCCTGCCGGGCGGCCTGCGGGTCCGCCGCCGCGCGGCCATGTCGGCCCGCCAACTGCGCGCCGAGGGCGACCCGCTGGCCCACGCGATGGAGTGGATCACCCTGTACGCGATGGCCGTGAACGAGGAGAACGCGGCGGGCGGCCGCGTGGTGACAGCCCCCACGAACGGCGCCGCGGGCATCATCCCGTCGGTCCTGCACTACTACGTGAACTTCGTCGCCGGCGCCTCCGCCTCGGAGGCCGAGAAGGAGGACGGCGTCGTACGCTTCCTGCTCGCCGCGGGCGCCATCGGCATGCTCTTCAAGGAGAACGCCTCCATCTCGGGCGCCGAGGTCGGCTGCCAGGGCGAGGTCGGCTCGGCCTGCTCGATGGCGGCCGGCGCCCTCGCCGAGGTGCTCGGCGGCTCTCCCGAACAGGTCGAGAACGCCGCCGAGATCGGCATGGAGCACAACCTCGGCCTCACCTGCGACCCGGTCGGCGGCCTCGTCCAGATCCCCTGCATCGAGCGCAACGGCATGGCCGCGGTCAAGGCCGTGACGGCGGCGAAGATGGCCATGCGCGGCGACGGCTCCCACAAGGTGTCCCTCGACAAGGTCATCAAGACGATGAAGGAGACGGGCGCCGACATGTCCGTCAAGTACAAGGAGACGGCGCGGGGCGGGCTCGCGGTGAACATCATCGAGTGCTGAGCTCCGGGGCTCGTACGTCGGCGCATGCTCCGGCGTGACCTCCCGGGGGTCGGCGGGCGTGCGGGTAGGGCGGGCCAAGTGGGGTACGTCCAAAGGATGTTGGCCCCCCACAGGCCCCAGGAGGCACAGTCGTGCTTCCGGCCCCCACGCACCAAGGAGTTCGCACATGCTGCGCGGTATCGACGTAAGCGCCTACCAGTCGTCCTCGTACAGCACCGAAGGCCTGTCCTTCGTCTTCGTCAAGGCCACCGAAGGCCGCACGTACGTCAACCCGAAACTGAGCGCGCAGACCAAGCGGGCCAGGGACGCCGGTTGCGTGGTCGGTTTCTATCACTTCCTGTGGCCCGGCAACCTCACAGCGCAGGCCGAGTACTTCGTCAGCAAGGCCCCGGAGAAGGCCGGCGACATCCTCGCCGTGGACTGGGAGACGACGGGCGAGGGCACCCACGCCAGCAACGCCGAGAAGGACCGCTTCATCCGCAAGGTGCGGGAACTGCGGCCCAACAACCGGGTCATCTTGTACTGCAATCGGAATTACTGGCTCAATGTGGACACGACCTCGTACGCCGGTGACGGTCTCTGGATCGCCGACTACGTGACGGCGGGCAAGCCCCGCATCCAGGCCAAGTGGCGTTTCCACCAGCACACCGACGACCCGCTGGACAAGAACGTCGCCGATTTCTCCAGCAAGGCCGCCCTGCGCGAATGGGCCGAGAACGCCTGACGGGTGGACTCTCCTCGTGAACGGCGAGACTCTCGACAGAAGCCGCGCACCGAATGCCGACCGCGGCCCGCTTCGGGGCGGGAGTCGAACGGGGCGTTCACCAGGGGGCACATCCGATGCGACATGCGAAAGGACGGTATTGCGCCGCCGCCGTCATGGCATTGCTGATGATTTCCGGCCTGTCGGTGGATCAGGTGCCGCGATCGGCACCCGTGGCCGCTGTTCCTGGACTGGTCAGGGTGACTTCCGGACCGACTCCCGACAATTCGGAGGCGCGCAAGAGCAAGAGCGCGCAATGCCCCGCGGGCCACCGGGTGGTCGGCGGCGGTGGATGGGCCTTCGACCACGGTCACGGGATCGTGGCTCTGACCGGGGCGGAACCGGGGCGTGACCTCCTCCTGCAGCGCGACTACTTCCGCGCCACGGCCAGTGAGCCGAGTACCGGATTCAGTGCGGGCTGGTGGCTGGAGGCGTACGCGCTCTGCGCGCCCGCCGCCTCGCTGCCGGGCCATCAGCTGGTCTCCGCCATCTCCTCGGACATAGGTTTCGCGACCGCCCGCGTCAGGTGCCCGGCCGGAAAGCGGGTGATCGGCACCGGCGCTGCCGCTTTCCCCGATCACCATGTGGGCCTTCAGCTGTTCCGCTCGACCGGCTCGCGTGATGCCGCTGTCGCCACGGTCCGGGGCCGAGGGGATCATCCCGGGTCCATCCAGGTGCGCGTTCTCGGAATCTGCAGCACCGTTCCCGCGGTCACCGTGGCGACCGTACGGAACGTGGACAACGCCGTCGCCGAATGCCCGTCCGGAACGCGGGTGCACGGGCTGGGTGGCGGGGGCAGCCCCACCGATTCCGGCAATTCCTTCCTGCAGGAGGTGTACGCGCCGTCCCAGCTCGACCGGGCGAGCACCTCCATGACCGCGACGCCCGACGGCGGGATGGTGTCGCAGGCGATCTGCACCCGCTGAGAACCGGTGTACGAGCCCCGGCTTAGGCTCTGTCCTGCGGTTCGACGGCAACCGCGAGGACGAGGGGAGCTGCACAGCATGGGTGGGAGTGTCGCTGCGGTCAGCAGTAATGGGGCGTACTCGTTCACCAAGCCGAACCGGGAGAGCATCACGCTGCTCGCGGGGCTCGGGGTCGAGGGGGACGTGCATGCCGGGGTCACCGTCAAGCACCGGTTCCGGATGCGGAAGGATCCCTCGCAGCCGAATCTGCGGCAGGTGCATCTCATCCACGAGGAACTGTTCGACGAGGTCCGGGGAGCCGGGTTCGAGGTCGCGGCCGGGGAGCTCGGGGAGAACGTCACCACCCGGGGCATCGATCTGCTGGGGCTGCCGACCGGGACCCTGCTGCGCCTCGGCGACGAGGCCGTGGTGGAGGTCACCGGCCTGCGCAATCCCTGTGCGCAGATCGACACCTTCCAGAAGGGCCTCATGAGGCAGGTGGTGGGGCGGGACGAGGACGGGAAGGCCCGGTTCAGGTCCGGGATCATGAGCGTGGTCGTCACGGGCGGCCTGGTGCGGCCCGGCGACCCCGTCGAGGTCGAACTGCCTGCCGGGCCGCACCTGCCGCTGGAGATCGTCTGAGCGGTGGGCGAACGGGTTACGCGGTGAAGTCCGGCGTACGTTCCCGCGGCGCCTCGGCCAGCGCCTTCTTCACCGCCTCGACGCCTTCCCGCAGGCCGTAGACGGGGGTACCGGGCTGCTGGCGCCAGGAGTCGTCGAGGCCGCCCGCGTCCACGGTGTCGAAGCCGAGTTCGTCGATGAGGGCGCGTACGACCTGCTTGGCGGTGGCGTCGTCGGCCGCCACCGGCAGGGCGACGCGGTCCGGGGCACCGGCCGGGCGGGGACGGTCGAGGATGTCCTGGGCGTAGGTGCCGTTGAACGCCTTGACGACGGTGTGGCCGAGCTGCCGGGCCGTCCAGCGCGACTCCGTCAGACCCCCGTCCTCGATCTCGTCGATCCTGCCGTCCCGCTGCTTCGGGTAGTAGTTGCCGGTGTCGATGACGGTCACCCCGTCGGCCGCCTGGTCCAGCAGTCCGGACGGCAGGGCGGGGACCGCCTTCAGGGGGATCGTGACGACGACGATCTCGGCGCCCCTGGGGGCCTCCTCGACGGTGACGGGCGTGGCTCCGGTCTCCTCCGCCAGCGCGGTGAGCGTCTGCGGGCCGCGGGAGTTGGCGACGTACACGTCGTGCCCGAGTTCGGTGAGCCGCCGGGTGAGGTTGCCGCCGATGTTCCCTGCTCCGATGATGCCGATCTTCATGTTGGACTCGCCCTTCGAGGGGGTGGGGGACTCCTGGCGCGATATACCAACCGCGGGCCATACCGGGCTATTCCGATCCCCACTCGGATGGGCGAACACGACGAAAGGGCGCCCTCCGCGAACCGGTGGGCGCCCCTGCCGCTCAGGTCACCTGTTGACGTGGGCCCAGAACTCGTCGAACGAGAGCAGCTTGTCGCCGTTGAGGTCCTGGGCGCCGATGACGGCCTCGGCCACCGACTCGGTGACGTTCCAGTCCCCACCCTGGGCCAGGGCCTTCTTGAACTCGGCGGCGGTGATGTAGCCGTCCCCGTCCACGTCGATGCGCTCGAACGCCTTGCGTGCTTCCTCGATGTCCGCCACCGGACCCGCCCCTTCGTGGTGCTTCACTGACGAGGTCAGATTAACGTTCCGTCCCGGCACGCGACGCGGCGACCACCTACGCGAACTCCTCGGGGTGCGCGGGCAGCGGCCCGGTACCCCTCCGGAGGCCGGGCCTTCGAGTGGGTGCAGACTCAAGGAGTCGAGGAGTCGAGGCGTCAAGGCGTCGAAACGGAGGAGTGGGCGCGTGGCCGAGAGTTTGCGGGACATTCTCGACGCGGCGGCCCGGGACGACTTCCCGCCGGCGGACGGCTCCGTCACCGTGGTGCGTCAGCACTCCCACCGGGACGCCGGTGTCCTCGCCTTCACCGCGCACTCCGTCGTCTTCACGGACGAGGATCCCGACTGGGTGCACGCGACGCTGGAGCGGGTCGACTGCGACGCGCTGGCCGCGGCGATGAACCCCCGGTTCCTCGCGGCTCTCATGGACCGCACGGGGCGTACGAACGACACGATCGACCTGCTGGCCGTCGCCGCGCCCCTCCCGGGCGAACCCTCTCTCGCGCTGACGGAGGTCACGGACCGGGACCATCACCGGGTCGTACGGGCTCGCACGCACCGTGACGAGGTGCGCGTGTGGGCCGCCGACGGGGGTGTGCTCGTCCTGGGCCTCGGGGTCGCGGGGCGGCTTGAGGTGGCCGTCGAGGTGGACGAGGGCGTACGGCACCGGGGGCTCGGCCGTGAACTCGCGCGGGCGGCCCGGCAGTTGGCCGGCGGGGAGCCGGTCTGGGCCCAGCTCGCCCCGGGGAACGCCCGCAGTCTGCGGGCGTTCCTGGCGGCCGGTTACCGGCCCGTGGGTGCGGAGGCGCTGCTCAGTGCCAGGGCTCGTAGTGCGGGTTGCTCTCGCAGTCGCTCATGATCTCGGTCTTGGTCTTCTTGTCGACGGGGCAGACGCCGATGATGTACTGCCGCGCGATACCGCCCGGGAAGGCGACCTCGACCTGGTCGGCCCACTTGTGGGTGTCGCCGATGGTCTTGTTGACGTCCACGCCGCCCGGGGCGTCGATGTAGTAGTTGTAGCCGCTCTTC is a genomic window of Streptomyces sp. NBC_00414 containing:
- a CDS encoding enhanced serine sensitivity protein SseB C-terminal domain-containing protein produces the protein MSASGTAAAGQVEHMLRQVTPGRYDAYEALLRALATPPSGQVWMLLWHGQSGSPDAQYGNMEVDGFGYAPCVTSAQELSASGWNRSYEVVDGLDVARTLYPDHYGLWLNPHAPGGGVGIPWLDLRRIATGLERQPAGPLRLSEPGIEIPQFYALLTQNAHRTAAVRSLRRAWVQPALGAPYLAIGLDVYDTSPPAVDSVRAMMQQSIGAVPDGLPVSTVAMSDEYDPVALWLRANARPFYDREAHAAPVQAPAAGGYGFPGTY
- a CDS encoding enhanced serine sensitivity protein SseB codes for the protein MDFQAQDIPAQAHPHMGWPGNELEEVLAASLGLPPSPSTGARVVETLGRGFIWVPLPEGGGPHSGPLDLPTIELGGQAYVPVFTSEQQFRQVVGDRMAYTVAPAVEFARGLPPQVGIALNPDGTVGMPVPPLAVAELCRAGRTELDGPASGGRVRLFQPDWQDDPVDFLAAASAEFDATGVVASARRCLASIEGGDTVMFVGVEATHWDENARTLPLDALGRALGRVPLPHPVSLVFLDVAQDPVGDWLRARVRPFYTHAF
- a CDS encoding AAA family ATPase yields the protein MGRTIRVNRTTAYATGTGIALPKQPPAPAREACDPMVTPVVRDLRARSGHSPHGLRFGGADLVVVTGLPGSGKSTLMRRAVTGRRIDSQDTRDRWDERLARFLPYAVYRPLVRAAHYAGLRRALRSGEGVVVHDCGTQAWVRSWLARDARRRGGTLHLLLLDVDPGTALDGQRERGRGVSRYAFARHRGAVARLLRSVEKGDLPEGCGSAVLVDRAAADVLRRIDFGD
- the gcvT gene encoding glycine cleavage system aminomethyltransferase GcvT, translated to MSSNTPVEPRRTALDALHRSLGATMTDFAGWDMPLRYGSERDEHLAVRTRAGLFDLSHMGEITVSGPQAAALLDFALVGNIGGVKTGRARYTMICRADGGILDDLIVYRLADSEYMVVANASNAQVVLDAVTERAEGFDAEVRDDRDAYALLAVQGPESSGILKSLTDADLDGLKYYAGLPGTVAGVPALIARTGYTGEDGFELFVAPADAEKLWQALTDAGTAAGLAPCGLSCRDTLRLEAGMPLYGHELSTSLTPFDAGLGRVVKFEKEGDFVGREALSAAAARALENPPRVLVGLVAEGRRVPRAGYPVVANGKVVGEVTSGAPSPTLGKPIAMAYVDAAHSAPGTTGVGVDIRGSHEPYEVVALPFYKRQK
- the gcvH gene encoding glycine cleavage system protein GcvH — encoded protein: MSNPQELRYSKEHEWLSGAEDGVSTVGITEHAANALGDVVYVQLPEVGAAVTAGETCGELESTKSVSDLYSPVSGEITEINQDVVDDPALVNTAPFEGGWLFKVRVADEPKDLLSAAEYTEFSGSE
- the glyA gene encoding serine hydroxymethyltransferase, with the protein product MSLLNTPLHELDPDVAAALDAELHRQQSTLEMIASENFAPVAVMEAQGSVLTNKYAEGYPGRRYYGGCEHVDVAEQIAIDRVKELFGAEYANVQPHSGASANQAALFALAQPGDTILGLDLAHGGHLTHGMRLNFSGKQFNVVAYHVDDAGLVDMAEVERLAKEHRPKVIIAGWSAYPRQLDFAEFRRIADEVEAYLWVDMAHFAGLVAAGLHPNPVEHADVVTSTTHKTLGGPRGGIILARKAFAKKLNSSVFPGFQGGPLEHMIAAKAVSFKVAATEEFKERQQRTIEGARILAERLTAADAREAGVNVLSGGTDVHLILVDLRESELDGQQAEDRLHEVGITVNRNAVPNDPRPPMVTSGLRIGTPALATRGFTAEDFTEVADVIAETLKPVFDAAALKARVTALAEKHPLYPGLGK
- a CDS encoding L-serine ammonia-lyase gives rise to the protein MAISVFDLFSIGIGPSSSHTVGPMRAASMFAHRLRNEDLLAPVTAVRAELYGSLGATGHGHGTPKAVLLGLEGASPRTVDVEGADARVEKIRSSGRLDLLGEHEIGFSFDDDLVLHRRKTLPYHANGMTLWAYDASGAEVLSKTYYSVGGGFVVDEDAVGADRIKLDDTVLKYPFRTGDELLRLAKETGLSISALMLENERAWRTEEEIREGLLAIWRVMQACVSRGMSREGILPGGLRVRRRAAMSARQLRAEGDPLAHAMEWITLYAMAVNEENAAGGRVVTAPTNGAAGIIPSVLHYYVNFVAGASASEAEKEDGVVRFLLAAGAIGMLFKENASISGAEVGCQGEVGSACSMAAGALAEVLGGSPEQVENAAEIGMEHNLGLTCDPVGGLVQIPCIERNGMAAVKAVTAAKMAMRGDGSHKVSLDKVIKTMKETGADMSVKYKETARGGLAVNIIEC
- a CDS encoding glycoside hydrolase family 25 protein, coding for MLRGIDVSAYQSSSYSTEGLSFVFVKATEGRTYVNPKLSAQTKRARDAGCVVGFYHFLWPGNLTAQAEYFVSKAPEKAGDILAVDWETTGEGTHASNAEKDRFIRKVRELRPNNRVILYCNRNYWLNVDTTSYAGDGLWIADYVTAGKPRIQAKWRFHQHTDDPLDKNVADFSSKAALREWAENA
- a CDS encoding MOSC domain-containing protein, which translates into the protein MGGSVAAVSSNGAYSFTKPNRESITLLAGLGVEGDVHAGVTVKHRFRMRKDPSQPNLRQVHLIHEELFDEVRGAGFEVAAGELGENVTTRGIDLLGLPTGTLLRLGDEAVVEVTGLRNPCAQIDTFQKGLMRQVVGRDEDGKARFRSGIMSVVVTGGLVRPGDPVEVELPAGPHLPLEIV
- a CDS encoding NADPH-dependent F420 reductase, coding for MSRQESPTPSKGESNMKIGIIGAGNIGGNLTRRLTELGHDVYVANSRGPQTLTALAEETGATPVTVEEAPRGAEIVVVTIPLKAVPALPSGLLDQAADGVTVIDTGNYYPKQRDGRIDEIEDGGLTESRWTARQLGHTVVKAFNGTYAQDILDRPRPAGAPDRVALPVAADDATAKQVVRALIDELGFDTVDAGGLDDSWRQQPGTPVYGLREGVEAVKKALAEAPRERTPDFTA
- a CDS encoding EF-hand domain-containing protein encodes the protein MADIEEARKAFERIDVDGDGYITAAEFKKALAQGGDWNVTESVAEAVIGAQDLNGDKLLSFDEFWAHVNR
- a CDS encoding GNAT family N-acetyltransferase yields the protein MAESLRDILDAAARDDFPPADGSVTVVRQHSHRDAGVLAFTAHSVVFTDEDPDWVHATLERVDCDALAAAMNPRFLAALMDRTGRTNDTIDLLAVAAPLPGEPSLALTEVTDRDHHRVVRARTHRDEVRVWAADGGVLVLGLGVAGRLEVAVEVDEGVRHRGLGRELARAARQLAGGEPVWAQLAPGNARSLRAFLAAGYRPVGAEALLSARARSAGCSRSRS